A section of the Clostridium sp. TW13 genome encodes:
- the pflA gene encoding pyruvate formate-lyase-activating protein, which yields MLGRIHSIETMGLLDGPGIRVVIFLQGCGLRCLYCHNPDTWEFSEGTEMSSEELIKKIVRYKPYFERSKGGVTFSGGEPILQKEFLIDILKKCKENNIHTCIDTAGYGDGDYEELLKYVDLILFDIKHISEEGYTKVTQRKMDKSLEFLEKAQEMGKEFWIRHVVVPGVTDGEEHLENVFKMVEQINNVKKFELLPYHVLGVNKYEKLGIEYKLKGVEPMNKEYVKEKEKEFNKRLGLI from the coding sequence ATGTTAGGAAGAATACATTCTATTGAAACCATGGGGTTGTTAGATGGACCAGGGATTAGAGTAGTGATTTTTTTACAAGGATGTGGATTAAGATGTTTATATTGTCACAATCCAGATACTTGGGAGTTTAGTGAAGGAACTGAAATGAGTTCGGAAGAACTGATAAAGAAGATAGTAAGATATAAACCATATTTTGAAAGATCTAAAGGTGGTGTCACATTCTCTGGAGGGGAACCAATACTACAAAAGGAATTCTTAATTGATATTTTAAAAAAATGTAAAGAAAATAATATTCATACTTGTATAGATACTGCAGGATATGGAGATGGAGATTATGAGGAACTTTTAAAATATGTAGATTTAATTTTATTTGATATTAAGCATATATCAGAAGAGGGTTATACAAAGGTAACTCAAAGAAAAATGGATAAATCCTTAGAATTTTTAGAAAAGGCTCAAGAGATGGGTAAAGAATTTTGGATAAGGCATGTTGTTGTTCCAGGAGTAACAGATGGAGAAGAACATTTAGAAAATGTATTTAAGATGGTGGAACAAATTAATAATGTTAAAAAGTTCGAATTATTACCGTATCATGTGCTTGGAGTTAATAAGTATGAAAAATTGGGTATAGAATATAAGCTAAAAGGTGTAGAACCTATGAACAAAGAATATGTTAAAGAGAAGGAAAAAGAATTTAATAAGCGATTAGGTTTAATCTGA
- the pflB gene encoding formate C-acetyltransferase translates to MFKEWEGFKEGSWQERIDVRNFIQKNYSLYEGDDSFLVGTTEKTDKVWSKARALIIEEVKKGIIDVATDRVSGIDNYDAGYIDKDNEVIVGLQTDAPLKRIVNPFGGMRMVQSSLEEYGYKLDENIQKYFSQYRKTHNQGVFDAYTKEIRLARSAGLLTGLPDAYGRGRIIGDYRRIALYGVDFLIEEKKKDLDALQGDMLDELIRKREEVSEQIRALSAIKSMAAKYGCDISQPSKTAREAIQALYFGYLAGIKENNGAATSLGRTSTFLDIYIQRDLDLGLITEAEAQEMVDQFIIKLRLVRHLRTPEYNELFGGDPTWVTESIGGMGINGKPLVTKNSFRYLHTLINLGTSPEPNLTVLWSPSLPENFKKYCADISIKTDAIQYESDEIMRPIYGDDYAIACCVSAMQVGKQMQFFGARCNIAKSLLYAINGGVDEKKGIKVVPGIEKIDDEILEFKKVKANYDKVLEYVAKLYVDTMNIIHCMHDKYAYEAGQMALHDTDVERLMAFGVAGLSVAIDSLSAIKYAKVKQIRNEEGIAVDFETIGEFPKYGNDDDRADDLGVELVTKFSSELKKHPLYRDAKHTLSALTITSNVMYGKKTGSTPDGRKAGEALAPGANPMHGRDINGALASLNSVAKIPYNGICQDGVSNTFSIVPDALGKSDEQKVNNLVSILDGYFVQGAHHLNVNVLNRQTLIDAMENPEQYPTLTIRVSGYAVNFSRLSREQQLEVISRTFHESI, encoded by the coding sequence ATGTTTAAAGAATGGGAAGGTTTTAAAGAAGGAAGTTGGCAGGAAAGAATTGACGTAAGAAATTTTATACAAAAGAACTATAGTCTATATGAAGGCGATGATAGTTTTTTAGTTGGAACTACAGAAAAGACAGATAAAGTATGGTCTAAAGCTCGAGCACTAATCATAGAAGAAGTAAAAAAAGGAATAATAGATGTTGCAACAGATAGAGTATCTGGAATAGACAATTATGATGCAGGATATATTGACAAAGACAATGAAGTAATAGTTGGTCTACAAACAGATGCGCCGCTTAAGAGAATTGTAAATCCTTTTGGTGGTATGAGAATGGTACAAAGCTCATTAGAAGAGTATGGGTATAAGCTGGATGAAAATATTCAAAAGTATTTTTCACAATATAGAAAAACTCATAACCAAGGTGTTTTTGATGCCTATACAAAGGAAATAAGACTTGCTAGAAGTGCTGGATTATTAACTGGATTACCAGATGCTTATGGTAGAGGAAGAATAATAGGTGATTATAGAAGAATTGCTCTTTATGGGGTGGATTTCTTAATTGAAGAAAAGAAGAAGGACTTAGATGCACTTCAAGGAGATATGCTTGATGAGCTTATAAGAAAAAGAGAGGAAGTAAGTGAACAAATTAGAGCTTTAAGTGCAATAAAATCAATGGCTGCAAAATATGGATGTGATATATCACAACCTTCAAAAACTGCTAGAGAAGCTATACAAGCTCTATATTTTGGATATTTAGCAGGAATAAAAGAAAATAACGGAGCCGCTACATCTTTAGGTAGAACTTCTACTTTCTTAGATATCTACATTCAAAGGGATTTAGATTTAGGTTTAATAACAGAAGCTGAAGCACAAGAAATGGTGGATCAATTTATAATTAAGTTAAGATTAGTTAGACATTTAAGAACTCCAGAATATAATGAATTATTTGGTGGAGACCCAACTTGGGTAACTGAGTCAATAGGTGGCATGGGGATAAACGGAAAACCGCTTGTAACAAAGAATTCATTTAGATATTTGCACACTTTGATTAATTTAGGGACATCCCCTGAACCTAACTTAACAGTATTATGGTCACCAAGTTTACCAGAAAACTTTAAGAAATATTGTGCTGATATATCAATAAAAACAGATGCTATTCAATATGAAAGCGATGAAATAATGAGACCAATCTATGGTGATGACTATGCTATAGCTTGTTGTGTATCAGCAATGCAAGTAGGTAAACAAATGCAGTTCTTTGGTGCTAGATGCAACATTGCAAAATCACTTTTATATGCTATAAATGGTGGTGTGGATGAGAAGAAAGGTATTAAGGTTGTACCAGGAATTGAAAAGATTGATGATGAGATTCTTGAATTTAAGAAAGTTAAAGCTAACTATGATAAGGTGTTAGAATACGTAGCTAAATTATATGTTGATACAATGAATATAATTCACTGCATGCATGATAAATATGCATATGAAGCAGGACAAATGGCACTTCACGATACAGATGTAGAGAGATTAATGGCATTCGGTGTTGCAGGGCTTTCAGTAGCTATAGATTCATTATCAGCTATAAAATATGCGAAAGTTAAGCAAATAAGAAATGAGGAAGGTATAGCAGTAGATTTTGAAACTATAGGTGAGTTCCCTAAGTATGGTAATGATGATGACAGAGCAGATGATTTAGGTGTAGAGTTAGTTACTAAATTCTCATCTGAACTGAAGAAACATCCTCTATATAGAGATGCAAAACATACATTATCAGCTCTTACAATAACATCTAATGTTATGTATGGTAAGAAAACTGGTTCTACACCAGATGGAAGAAAGGCAGGAGAAGCTTTAGCTCCAGGAGCTAACCCAATGCATGGTAGAGATATAAATGGTGCCTTAGCATCACTTAATTCAGTTGCCAAAATACCTTATAACGGAATATGCCAAGATGGTGTTTCAAATACTTTTTCTATCGTTCCAGATGCTTTAGGAAAATCTGATGAACAAAAAGTAAATAATCTAGTTTCAATTTTAGATGGATATTTTGTTCAAGGAGCACATCACTTAAATGTTAATGTTTTAAATAGACAAACTTTAATTGATGCTATGGAAAATCCAGAGCAATATCCAACACTTACAATAAGAGTTTCTGGATATGCAGTTAACTTTAGCAGATTATCAAGAGAACAACAGCTAGAAGTTATAAGCAGAACTTTCCACGAATCAATTTAA
- the pyrE gene encoding orotate phosphoribosyltransferase, protein METYKKEFIEFMIECGVLTFGDFVTKSGRKTPFFVNTGNYQTGSQLSKLGEFYAQAIKENFGEDYGILFGPAYKGIPLSVTTSIALSNKYNIDVKYCSNRKEVKDHGDTGILLGSKLKDGDKVLIVEDVTTAGTSIYETMPILKSQADVEVKGLIISVDRMERGQGEASALTEIREKFGFKTCAIVTMAEVIDYLYNKEVHGKVIINDEIKARIDEYYKQYGAK, encoded by the coding sequence ATGGAAACATACAAAAAAGAGTTTATTGAATTTATGATAGAATGTGGAGTTTTAACTTTTGGAGATTTTGTAACAAAGAGTGGAAGAAAGACACCTTTCTTTGTAAACACAGGAAATTATCAAACTGGAAGTCAATTAAGTAAGCTTGGAGAATTTTATGCTCAAGCGATTAAAGAGAACTTCGGTGAAGATTATGGTATATTATTTGGACCAGCTTATAAGGGAATTCCATTATCAGTTACTACGTCTATAGCTCTTTCAAACAAATATAATATAGATGTTAAATATTGTTCAAATAGAAAAGAAGTTAAGGATCACGGAGATACAGGAATACTTCTTGGTAGTAAACTAAAGGATGGAGATAAGGTTTTAATAGTAGAAGATGTTACAACAGCAGGAACTTCTATATACGAAACAATGCCTATATTAAAATCTCAAGCTGATGTTGAAGTTAAAGGGCTTATAATATCTGTGGATCGTATGGAAAGAGGTCAAGGAGAAGCGTCTGCTCTAACAGAAATAAGAGAAAAATTTGGATTTAAAACTTGTGCAATAGTTACCATGGCTGAAGTGATAGATTACTTATATAACAAAGAGGTACATGGAAAAGTTATTATAAATGATGAAATAAAGGCTAGAATTGATGAGTACTATAAACAATATGGTGCAAAATAA
- a CDS encoding dihydroorotate dehydrogenase has translation MLNVDINGVSFKNPVIAASGTFGFGAEYSDFYDVGVLGGISSKGLTINPKEGNEGIRVVETAMGMMNSVGLQNPGVERFIKEELPKMKRLNTNILANIGGATIEDYERAVELINDTDVDIIELNISCPNVKSGGMAFGIKSEVAKDVVSKIKAISKKPLMVKLSPNAEDIVEMAYACVEAGADSLSLINTLKGMAIDINKRKPVFNNVFAGLSGPAVKPIALRMVYEVCKAVNVPVVGLGGIATGEDAIEFMMAGATAIQIGTVNFSDPLAGPRIIKEMEQFLNREGIKDIKEIIGAARL, from the coding sequence ATGTTAAATGTTGATATAAATGGCGTTAGCTTTAAAAATCCAGTTATAGCTGCTTCAGGTACTTTTGGTTTTGGGGCTGAATATAGTGATTTTTACGATGTTGGTGTTTTAGGAGGAATATCTTCCAAAGGCTTAACAATAAATCCTAAGGAAGGAAATGAAGGAATCAGAGTTGTAGAAACAGCAATGGGAATGATGAATTCAGTGGGATTACAAAATCCAGGAGTAGAAAGATTCATAAAGGAAGAACTTCCTAAGATGAAAAGATTAAATACTAACATACTAGCCAATATTGGTGGAGCAACAATTGAAGACTATGAAAGAGCTGTGGAGCTTATTAATGATACTGATGTTGATATTATAGAACTTAATATATCTTGTCCTAATGTAAAATCAGGGGGAATGGCCTTTGGAATAAAATCTGAAGTTGCAAAGGATGTAGTTTCAAAAATAAAAGCAATATCCAAGAAACCTCTAATGGTTAAATTATCACCAAATGCGGAAGATATAGTAGAAATGGCATATGCCTGCGTTGAGGCAGGAGCAGATTCCTTATCACTTATCAATACATTAAAAGGTATGGCAATTGATATAAACAAGAGAAAGCCTGTATTTAATAATGTTTTTGCAGGATTATCAGGTCCAGCAGTGAAACCAATAGCTTTAAGAATGGTGTACGAAGTGTGCAAGGCTGTAAATGTGCCAGTAGTAGGACTTGGTGGTATTGCAACTGGTGAAGATGCCATAGAATTTATGATGGCAGGAGCAACTGCTATACAAATAGGGACAGTAAACTTCTCAGATCCATTAGCAGGACCTAGAATTATTAAAGAAATGGAACAATTTTTAAATAGAGAAGGTATTAAAGATATAAAAGAGATAATTGGAGCAGCGAGACTTTAG
- a CDS encoding dihydroorotate dehydrogenase electron transfer subunit, with the protein MSINYCDAEILENTEVVNGIFKLVIKEENQIKPGQFYMLMPKTALLGRPISICEKIEDTIVFYYAAVGTGTKEFSKLTANDTLKVFGPLGNGFDVETIAKENKKIAVVAGGIGTAPMIQTSKKIKEINAACEIYSFFGFRDDVYLEEEIKKYSKEYLVATNTGSHGHKGFVTELFNPSDYDVVLCCGPEVMMKKVVEMCKESNTNVLVSMEKHMACGVGACLVCTCKTKNGNKRTCKDGPVFNGLEVEF; encoded by the coding sequence ATGAGTATAAATTACTGTGATGCAGAAATATTAGAGAATACAGAAGTTGTTAATGGAATATTTAAGCTTGTAATCAAAGAAGAAAATCAAATTAAACCAGGTCAGTTCTATATGCTAATGCCTAAGACTGCTCTTCTTGGAAGACCAATTTCTATATGTGAAAAGATAGAAGATACAATAGTATTCTATTATGCTGCTGTAGGTACAGGAACTAAGGAGTTTTCAAAGCTTACAGCAAATGATACTTTAAAAGTTTTTGGACCTTTAGGAAATGGATTTGATGTGGAGACAATAGCTAAGGAAAATAAAAAAATAGCTGTAGTAGCTGGTGGGATTGGAACTGCTCCAATGATACAAACTTCTAAGAAAATAAAAGAAATTAATGCTGCTTGTGAGATATATAGTTTCTTTGGATTTAGAGATGATGTATATCTTGAAGAGGAGATAAAAAAATATTCTAAGGAATATTTAGTAGCAACTAATACTGGAAGCCATGGACATAAGGGTTTTGTTACTGAGTTGTTTAACCCAAGTGACTATGATGTAGTTCTTTGTTGTGGACCAGAGGTTATGATGAAGAAAGTGGTTGAGATGTGCAAAGAAAGTAACACAAATGTATTAGTTTCAATGGAAAAGCATATGGCTTGCGGAGTAGGTGCTTGCCTTGTATGCACTTGTAAGACAAAGAATGGCAATAAGAGAACTTGCAAAGATGGTCCAGTGTTTAATGGATTAGAGGTTGAATTTTAG
- the pyrF gene encoding orotidine-5'-phosphate decarboxylase yields MNSIMDKLYNAVEEKGVVCVGLDTAFEYIPQHISEGRSVEDAIVKFNKDIIDATIDVAACFKVQIAYYEALGMKGMMAYKKTLEYLREKEAIIIADIKRGDIAATAKMYAKAHFEGDFEADFITLSPYMGMDSVEPYLPYITTGKKGIFSLVRTSNKGAEDIEYLDTASGDKVYHVVGDRLMDMGKEYVADCGYHPLGGVIGCTHVEEGKALRKRFSNMFFLIPGYGAQGGKAEDVAMYLNNGNGGVVNSSRGILLAYKKDGREKEYALCAREEAIRMRDEIRKAVADLK; encoded by the coding sequence ATGAATTCAATCATGGATAAGTTGTACAATGCAGTAGAAGAAAAAGGTGTTGTATGTGTTGGACTTGATACAGCTTTTGAATATATACCACAGCATATTAGTGAAGGAAGATCTGTTGAAGATGCTATAGTGAAATTTAATAAGGATATTATAGATGCAACTATAGATGTAGCTGCTTGCTTTAAAGTGCAAATAGCTTATTATGAAGCTCTTGGAATGAAAGGAATGATGGCATACAAAAAAACTTTAGAATATTTAAGAGAAAAGGAAGCAATCATTATAGCTGATATTAAAAGAGGAGATATAGCTGCTACTGCTAAGATGTATGCAAAAGCTCATTTTGAAGGTGATTTTGAAGCAGATTTTATAACATTAAGCCCTTATATGGGTATGGATAGCGTAGAACCTTATCTTCCTTATATAACTACAGGAAAAAAGGGAATATTTAGTTTGGTTAGAACATCAAACAAAGGTGCGGAAGATATTGAATATCTTGATACAGCTTCAGGAGATAAGGTATACCATGTAGTTGGAGATAGATTAATGGACATGGGAAAGGAATATGTAGCTGATTGTGGATATCATCCTTTAGGAGGAGTTATAGGTTGTACTCATGTAGAAGAAGGAAAGGCTTTAAGAAAGAGATTTAGTAATATGTTCTTCTTGATTCCAGGATACGGAGCACAAGGTGGAAAAGCTGAGGATGTAGCAATGTATTTAAATAATGGTAATGGCGGAGTTGTAAATTCATCAAGAGGAATTTTATTAGCATATAAGAAAGATGGTAGAGAGAAAGAATATGCTTTATGTGCAAGAGAAGAAGCTATAAGAATGAGAGATGAAATAAGAAAAGCTGTAGCTGACTTAAAATAA
- a CDS encoding aspartate carbamoyltransferase regulatory subunit, with translation MLEITSIKNGFVIDHIEAGVGIKIFNYLKLDKLGYRVALIMNAESKLLGTKDIIKIEIEDFDYIDYTILALLSPTVTIDEVKAEKIVSKIKPELPSKVENIITCKNPRCITGVEKYVPHSFILMDREKGTYRCEYCDEITRLSEI, from the coding sequence ATGTTAGAGATTACAAGTATAAAAAATGGATTTGTAATAGATCATATTGAAGCTGGAGTAGGTATAAAGATATTTAATTATTTGAAATTAGATAAATTAGGCTATAGAGTAGCATTAATTATGAATGCTGAGAGTAAATTACTTGGTACAAAAGATATAATCAAAATTGAAATAGAGGATTTTGATTATATAGATTACACCATTCTTGCTTTATTATCCCCAACTGTAACTATAGATGAGGTTAAGGCTGAAAAGATAGTTAGCAAGATAAAACCTGAATTACCAAGTAAGGTTGAAAATATAATAACTTGCAAAAATCCTAGATGTATAACAGGAGTAGAAAAGTACGTTCCACATTCTTTTATATTAATGGATAGAGAAAAAGGAACTTATAGATGTGAATATTGCGACGAGATAACAAGATTGTCAGAAATATAG
- the pyrB gene encoding aspartate carbamoyltransferase, producing the protein MMKNKHLIDPMDFSVEELAEVFKLARQIIADPKKFSKVCDGKILATLFYEPSTRTRFSFEAAMMRLGGKVLGFSEPNSSSASKGETLADTIKMVSIYTDIIAMRHPKEGAAKVASKFSTVPIINAGDGGHQHPTQTLADLLTIECLKDGLENHVVGICGDLKYGRTVHSIIKAMSRYNGTKFVLISPKELKIPDYIKEEFIEKNNIEFKQVEKLDDVIEELDILYMTRVQKERFFNEEEYLRLKDCYILDADKMKQAKKDMIVMHPLPRVNEIAMEVDNDSRAAYFKQAEYGMYVRMALMCKLLEVL; encoded by the coding sequence ATTATGAAAAACAAACACTTAATAGATCCAATGGATTTTTCAGTTGAAGAATTAGCAGAGGTCTTTAAACTAGCACGTCAAATTATTGCAGATCCAAAAAAATTCTCTAAAGTATGTGATGGCAAAATTTTAGCTACACTATTTTATGAGCCTAGCACAAGAACAAGATTTAGCTTTGAAGCAGCTATGATGAGGTTAGGTGGCAAAGTCTTAGGTTTTTCTGAACCAAATTCAAGTTCAGCATCAAAAGGGGAAACTCTTGCAGATACAATAAAAATGGTATCAATTTATACAGATATAATAGCTATGAGACATCCAAAGGAGGGTGCAGCTAAAGTAGCTAGTAAATTTTCCACAGTGCCAATAATTAATGCAGGTGATGGAGGACATCAACATCCAACACAAACTCTTGCAGACTTACTTACAATTGAATGCTTGAAAGATGGTTTAGAGAATCATGTGGTAGGAATATGTGGAGATTTAAAATATGGAAGAACTGTTCATTCAATAATAAAGGCCATGTCTAGATATAATGGAACAAAATTTGTTCTTATATCACCTAAAGAATTAAAAATCCCAGACTACATAAAAGAAGAATTTATAGAAAAGAATAATATTGAATTTAAGCAGGTTGAAAAACTTGATGATGTTATTGAAGAACTAGATATACTTTATATGACAAGAGTCCAAAAAGAAAGATTCTTTAATGAAGAAGAATATTTGCGACTTAAGGATTGTTACATTTTGGATGCAGACAAAATGAAGCAAGCTAAAAAGGATATGATAGTTATGCACCCACTTCCAAGAGTAAATGAGATAGCCATGGAAGTAGATAATGATTCTAGAGCAGCATATTTTAAGCAAGCAGAGTATGGAATGTACGTAAGAATGGCTTTAATGTGTAAACTATTGGAGGTGCTATAG
- a CDS encoding dihydroorotase: MILIKNGRVIDPKNKRDEVIDLIISEDLIYKIGKFSEDETYEQIIDTRGKIVAPGLIDVHVHFRDPGFTYKEDIQTGADSAARGGFTTVVCMANTKPVVDNEDTLKYILEESKKTKINVLQVAAISKEFKGKELVDMDSLKASGAVGFSDDGIPLMDSKIVFEAMAKAKELNVPISLHEEDSSLIGNSGINEGKISKQLGIIGAPNVAEDVMVARDCMLALNTGAKVNIQHISSGNSVDMVRMAKQMGANVTAEASPHHFTLTEEAVLKHGTLAKMNPPIRTQDDKKKIIEGLKDDTIEIIATDHAPHSNEEKGRELLKAPSGIIGLETSLALGITSLVKQGHLPMIKLLEKMTINPAKLYNLEVGTIEENAKADLVIFDADEQWIVKDFSSKATNSPFIGETLFGKVKYTICNGNIIYRDL; this comes from the coding sequence ATGATTCTTATAAAAAATGGTAGAGTGATTGATCCAAAAAACAAAAGAGATGAAGTTATAGATTTAATAATAAGTGAAGATTTAATTTACAAGATTGGAAAGTTCAGTGAAGATGAAACTTACGAGCAGATTATTGATACAAGGGGAAAAATAGTTGCACCAGGATTAATTGACGTTCATGTTCATTTTAGAGATCCTGGATTTACATATAAAGAAGATATTCAGACAGGTGCAGATTCAGCAGCTAGAGGTGGTTTTACCACTGTTGTTTGCATGGCTAATACAAAACCAGTAGTAGATAATGAAGATACCTTAAAATACATATTGGAAGAATCAAAAAAAACTAAAATTAATGTATTGCAGGTTGCAGCTATATCAAAAGAGTTTAAAGGAAAAGAATTAGTGGATATGGATTCTTTAAAAGCTTCAGGTGCTGTTGGGTTCAGTGATGATGGTATTCCATTAATGGATAGTAAAATTGTGTTTGAAGCAATGGCAAAGGCAAAAGAACTTAATGTGCCAATTAGTCTTCATGAAGAAGATTCGAGTCTGATAGGAAATTCAGGAATAAATGAAGGAAAAATATCAAAGCAACTTGGCATTATAGGAGCGCCTAATGTAGCAGAGGACGTAATGGTAGCTAGAGATTGCATGCTGGCATTAAATACAGGTGCAAAAGTTAATATTCAACATATTAGTTCGGGAAATTCAGTAGATATGGTAAGAATGGCTAAACAAATGGGAGCGAATGTTACAGCAGAAGCTTCACCACATCATTTTACGTTAACTGAAGAAGCTGTTTTGAAGCATGGAACACTTGCAAAGATGAATCCACCAATCAGAACACAAGATGATAAAAAGAAAATTATAGAGGGATTAAAGGATGATACTATTGAGATAATAGCCACAGATCATGCACCTCATAGCAATGAAGAAAAGGGAAGGGAATTATTAAAAGCACCTAGTGGGATAATAGGTCTAGAAACTTCTTTAGCCTTAGGGATAACTAGCTTGGTTAAACAAGGACATTTGCCAATGATAAAGTTACTTGAGAAGATGACAATAAATCCAGCAAAATTATACAATTTAGAAGTTGGAACTATTGAAGAAAATGCAAAGGCAGATTTAGTTATCTTTGATGCAGATGAGCAATGGATAGTTAAAGATTTTTCATCAAAAGCAACTAATTCACCTTTTATTGGAGAAACCTTATTTGGAAAGGTAAAATATACAATCTGTAATGGAAATATAATTTATAGAGATTTATAA
- a CDS encoding alpha/beta-type small acid-soluble spore protein has translation MASNNNNRVLVPEAKAGLNRLKTEVASEVGISNYDSVDKGNLSSRQNGSVGGEMVKRMIESYEKQL, from the coding sequence ATGGCATCTAATAATAACAACAGAGTTTTAGTTCCAGAAGCAAAAGCAGGTTTAAACAGATTAAAGACTGAGGTTGCATCAGAAGTAGGAATATCAAACTATGACAGCGTAGACAAAGGAAACCTTTCTTCAAGACAAAACGGAAGCGTTGGCGGAGAAATGGTTAAGAGAATGATAGAAAGCTACGAAAAACAACTTTAA
- a CDS encoding serine hydrolase — MKEIKRYLQTRLGSYGFYFEDLKSGYSFGYNENVPMTAAGCMKLPIAVALIKEEEFGNVSFLDKIKIEENDKVYGTGIIHEFNDREYTIFELMVAMLIQSDNTAANKIIDILGFDRINSVIKELKLTETVLNRKTSDERNVNSEVENITSAKDLSLIWKTLYNRTYLNEKNSQMLIDILTRQQIKNKLALYIPDDLKYEISSKTGDKKGIENDTELINLDKGNFVFTVMSQDIPNSVYGTVTLAKCGKMMWDNVMNNWN; from the coding sequence ATGAAAGAGATAAAAAGATATTTACAAACAAGATTAGGATCTTATGGCTTTTACTTTGAAGATTTAAAAAGTGGGTATTCCTTTGGATATAATGAAAACGTCCCAATGACAGCTGCGGGATGTATGAAACTTCCTATAGCTGTGGCTCTGATAAAAGAAGAGGAGTTTGGCAATGTGAGTTTTTTAGATAAAATAAAAATAGAAGAAAATGATAAGGTTTACGGCACTGGCATTATTCATGAATTTAATGATAGAGAGTACACTATTTTTGAATTAATGGTAGCAATGCTGATTCAAAGTGATAATACTGCTGCAAATAAAATAATAGATATATTAGGATTTGATAGAATAAATTCTGTTATAAAAGAATTAAAACTTACAGAGACTGTTCTTAATAGAAAAACTAGCGATGAAAGAAATGTGAATAGTGAGGTTGAAAACATAACTTCAGCTAAAGATCTTTCTCTAATTTGGAAGACTCTATACAACAGAACATATTTAAATGAAAAAAATAGCCAAATGCTTATAGATATATTGACTAGACAACAAATTAAAAACAAATTAGCTTTATATATACCAGATGATTTGAAGTATGAAATTTCAAGTAAAACAGGAGATAAAAAAGGCATTGAGAATGATACAGAATTAATAAATCTTGATAAAGGTAATTTTGTATTTACTGTAATGTCACAAGATATACCTAATTCAGTTTATGGTACAGTGACATTGGCTAAGTGTGGGAAGATGATGTGGGATAATGTTATGAATAACTGGAATTAA